A single Carnobacterium inhibens subsp. inhibens DSM 13024 DNA region contains:
- a CDS encoding GlsB/YeaQ/YmgE family stress response membrane protein gives MGFIWSLIVGGILGAIAGMIVGKDVPGGIIGNIIVGFIGSWIGSSLLSDFGPIIGGFAIIPALIGAIILIFIFSLIVGRRKG, from the coding sequence ATGGGATTTATTTGGTCATTAATTGTAGGTGGAATTTTAGGAGCTATCGCTGGTATGATAGTTGGTAAAGATGTACCAGGAGGTATTATCGGAAACATTATCGTTGGGTTTATCGGTTCATGGATTGGTAGTTCATTATTGAGCGACTTTGGTCCAATAATTGGTGGTTTCGCAATTATTCCAGCATTAATTGGAGCAATTATTTTAATCTTTATTTTTTCTCTTATCGTTGGAAGACGTAAAGGTTAA
- a CDS encoding toxic anion resistance protein — MDKEKEALNQPSTVKEVDSELESLLANPFGDVSTNAPVLQKQEQIEKEMVQTEQVPRLIDSLPKERQEQARSLAEQIDVTNAQSVMMYGSAAQQKLGEFSHSMLNHVQNQDTGEIGDTLNDLMYRLNEANPEDLRAEDSNVFKKIFGRVKKSIYEMTAKYQKIGAQIDKISVKLDKEKAGLLNDNLMLEQLYTKNKDYFDALNIYIAAGELKIDELLNTLIPEAVKKAETSTNQMDVQTVNDLNQFLDRLEKRTHDLKLARQMTIQQAPQIRLIQNTNQALAEKIQSSINMAIPLWKNQIAIALTLLRQKDAVTAQRQVSETTNDLMKKNSEMLKISSIETAKENERGIIDIETLQQTQNDLIETLQETLQIQQDGRVKRKEAERELSVMETSLRDKLLELTTDKS, encoded by the coding sequence ATGGACAAAGAGAAAGAAGCACTAAATCAACCTTCTACAGTTAAAGAAGTTGATTCTGAATTAGAAAGTTTATTAGCTAATCCATTTGGAGATGTATCGACAAATGCTCCTGTATTACAAAAGCAAGAACAAATTGAAAAAGAAATGGTTCAAACAGAGCAAGTACCTCGTTTAATTGATAGTTTACCTAAAGAACGTCAAGAGCAAGCTCGTTCACTAGCGGAACAAATTGATGTAACAAACGCTCAATCCGTCATGATGTATGGATCAGCTGCTCAACAAAAACTTGGAGAATTTTCGCATTCTATGTTGAACCATGTTCAAAACCAAGATACGGGAGAAATTGGCGATACCTTAAATGATTTAATGTATCGCTTGAATGAAGCTAATCCAGAAGATTTACGAGCTGAAGACAGCAATGTATTCAAAAAAATCTTTGGTCGTGTAAAAAAGTCGATTTATGAAATGACAGCTAAATACCAAAAAATTGGTGCTCAAATTGATAAAATTTCCGTGAAATTAGATAAAGAAAAAGCTGGTCTATTAAATGATAATTTAATGCTAGAACAACTTTACACAAAGAATAAAGATTATTTTGATGCCTTAAATATTTATATTGCTGCTGGGGAATTGAAAATTGACGAATTACTTAACACTCTTATTCCAGAAGCTGTTAAAAAAGCTGAAACAAGCACTAACCAAATGGATGTACAAACAGTTAATGATTTAAATCAATTTTTAGATCGATTAGAAAAACGGACACATGATTTGAAGTTAGCGCGTCAAATGACAATCCAACAAGCTCCTCAAATTCGTTTGATTCAAAATACCAATCAAGCGTTAGCAGAAAAAATTCAATCTTCTATCAATATGGCTATTCCTCTATGGAAAAACCAAATTGCGATTGCTCTTACTCTTCTTCGTCAAAAAGATGCAGTTACTGCTCAACGACAAGTATCTGAGACGACGAATGATTTGATGAAAAAGAACTCCGAGATGCTGAAAATTTCTTCTATTGAAACTGCAAAAGAAAACGAACGTGGTATCATTGATATTGAGACGTTACAACAAACACAAAATGATTTGATTGAGACCTTACAAGAGACACTGCAAATTCAACAAGACGGTCGTGTTAAACGAAAAGAAGCAGAACGTGAACTTTCTGTTATGGAAACCTCTTTACGAGATAAATTGTTGGAACTTACTACAGATAAAAGCTAA
- a CDS encoding 5-bromo-4-chloroindolyl phosphate hydrolysis family protein: MNKNIKNLGDIFYYTLTSMTTLLIFLVIYFLFRFGLFWSLIISLAIGAYFVYKQSMTDNSSSTKKLKRLSPEKEAFYKSKGMSKEEIQFFRETMHTAKLKLLRLEKNFVGVSKLEAIEKRNNTIKLAKSLFKGITEEPNRLHEVDKFLYVHLPSLTDLTDKYLEISQHEVKNKSTFDILDESASTIDEMCQLIAEDYVLFKSDDFEDMAIEVELAKKAIERDNGHTQSIESEEL, encoded by the coding sequence ATGAATAAAAACATCAAAAATTTAGGGGACATTTTTTATTACACTTTGACAAGTATGACGACTCTTTTAATCTTTTTAGTCATTTACTTTCTGTTCCGTTTTGGTCTCTTTTGGTCATTGATCATCAGTTTAGCAATTGGCGCTTACTTTGTTTATAAGCAATCTATGACGGATAACTCATCGTCTACTAAAAAACTAAAACGGTTATCTCCTGAAAAAGAAGCTTTTTACAAATCTAAAGGAATGTCTAAAGAAGAAATTCAATTTTTTAGAGAAACAATGCATACTGCAAAACTGAAATTATTGCGTTTAGAAAAAAACTTCGTTGGCGTTTCTAAACTTGAAGCAATTGAAAAACGCAACAATACCATCAAATTAGCTAAGTCTTTATTTAAAGGCATCACTGAAGAACCGAATCGTTTGCATGAAGTAGATAAATTTTTATACGTTCATCTTCCTTCTTTAACAGATTTGACAGATAAATATTTAGAAATCAGCCAACATGAAGTAAAAAATAAATCAACATTTGATATTCTTGACGAAAGTGCCTCTACAATTGATGAAATGTGCCAATTGATTGCGGAAGATTATGTTCTTTTCAAATCTGATGATTTTGAAGATATGGCCATAGAGGTAGAACTTGCAAAGAAAGCTATTGAACGCGATAATGGACATACACAATCAATTGAGTCAGAAGAATTATAA
- a CDS encoding NUDIX hydrolase — translation MEFEEKTLSSQSIYKGNLIDFAVETVQLPNGKTAKRELVKHPGAVAIMAITDDEKMIFVKQYRKAVDQVLLEIPAGKIDSTDKSPLETGKRELEEETGLSAEIFELETSFFTSPGFANELIYIYTARELTQVETPRAQDEDEFIELVYLTFDEAWDAYEKHLIYDAKTVYALIAWKLKKAAE, via the coding sequence GTGGAATTTGAAGAAAAGACACTGTCCAGTCAAAGTATCTATAAAGGAAATTTAATTGACTTTGCAGTAGAGACTGTTCAATTGCCTAATGGAAAAACAGCTAAAAGAGAATTGGTCAAACATCCAGGTGCAGTAGCTATTATGGCTATTACGGATGATGAGAAAATGATATTTGTCAAACAATACCGAAAAGCTGTTGATCAAGTATTACTGGAAATACCTGCTGGGAAAATTGATTCCACAGATAAAAGCCCTTTAGAAACTGGTAAAAGAGAACTTGAGGAAGAAACAGGTTTAAGTGCTGAGATATTCGAATTGGAAACGTCATTCTTTACGTCACCAGGTTTTGCCAATGAACTAATTTATATTTATACAGCTCGTGAATTGACACAAGTTGAAACACCACGCGCACAAGATGAAGATGAATTTATTGAATTAGTCTATTTAACTTTTGATGAAGCTTGGGATGCTTACGAAAAACACTTGATTTACGATGCTAAAACAGTATATGCTCTTATTGCTTGGAAATTAAAAAAAGCAGCTGAGTAA
- the macP gene encoding cell wall synthase accessory phosphoprotein MacP codes for MNPKTRAEIKKENQLKEKERKKRDKERERVEREYQKQMEKEGVVTKSRKSENEKIRDRGRKLDRIILVVAALLIIVLAIVWFW; via the coding sequence ATGAATCCAAAAACGAGAGCAGAAATCAAAAAAGAAAATCAACTAAAAGAAAAAGAAAGAAAAAAAAGAGATAAAGAACGAGAACGAGTTGAACGTGAGTACCAAAAGCAAATGGAAAAAGAAGGTGTCGTGACCAAAAGTCGTAAAAGTGAAAATGAAAAAATTCGCGATAGAGGACGTAAGCTAGACAGAATCATTCTTGTAGTGGCGGCATTATTGATTATTGTTTTAGCTATTGTATGGTTTTGGTAA
- a CDS encoding 5'-methylthioadenosine/adenosylhomocysteine nucleosidase: MRIGIIGAMQEEVAVLKTNMKDKKEWTEANASFTSGMIEQTEVVLVQSGIGKVNSAIAATLLFAKHEVDAIVNTGSAGGIGAGLAVGDVVISTELAYHDVDATVFDYVIGQVPQMPARYPADQTLVKQTVEAAEKVGLKAKQGLILTSDSFVADKKIVDQIKLHFPEALASEMEGAAIAQVCYQFNKPFVIVRAMSDVADEEAGISFDEFIIEAGKKSGEMVIELIKNLA, translated from the coding sequence ATGAGAATTGGAATTATTGGTGCAATGCAAGAGGAAGTAGCTGTATTAAAAACGAATATGAAAGACAAAAAAGAATGGACAGAGGCGAATGCCTCATTCACATCTGGGATGATAGAACAGACTGAAGTGGTTTTAGTGCAATCTGGAATTGGAAAAGTTAATTCTGCAATTGCTGCAACTTTATTATTCGCTAAACATGAAGTTGATGCTATTGTGAATACAGGTTCTGCAGGAGGGATTGGAGCAGGTCTAGCCGTAGGAGATGTTGTTATTTCAACAGAACTTGCTTACCATGACGTGGATGCTACTGTATTCGATTACGTCATCGGACAAGTTCCTCAAATGCCTGCTCGGTACCCAGCAGATCAAACTCTTGTAAAGCAAACCGTTGAGGCAGCTGAAAAAGTTGGGTTAAAAGCAAAACAGGGATTAATTCTTACAAGTGATTCTTTTGTAGCGGATAAAAAAATTGTGGATCAGATCAAACTACATTTTCCAGAAGCTCTGGCTTCTGAGATGGAAGGGGCAGCGATTGCTCAAGTTTGCTACCAATTCAATAAACCATTCGTTATTGTAAGAGCTATGTCAGATGTAGCTGACGAAGAAGCGGGTATAAGTTTTGATGAATTTATTATTGAAGCAGGTAAAAAATCTGGTGAAATGGTAATAGAATTAATCAAAAATTTAGCTTAA
- a CDS encoding GNAT family N-acetyltransferase → MKIIETRDAKLLAELGYVMQDKHREMYPDFFKPYNEKELVYYFQELFKNPKQQVFLWVDDQKEPEQIAAYLWLEEEVVPETVYRYGYTRLYLHHILIMPTYQGNGLGKELLAFADNFAKEQGIPQIELHYWPNNEIAKKLYHQFGYEVYTEIAYKTITT, encoded by the coding sequence ATGAAAATAATAGAAACAAGAGACGCAAAACTACTAGCAGAATTAGGCTATGTGATGCAAGACAAACATAGAGAAATGTATCCTGATTTTTTTAAACCTTACAATGAAAAAGAATTAGTTTACTATTTTCAGGAATTATTTAAAAATCCAAAACAACAGGTTTTTCTTTGGGTAGATGATCAAAAAGAACCTGAACAAATTGCTGCATATCTTTGGTTGGAAGAAGAAGTTGTTCCTGAAACAGTTTATCGTTATGGATACACCAGGCTTTATTTACACCATATTCTAATTATGCCTACCTACCAAGGAAATGGTTTAGGTAAAGAACTTTTGGCATTTGCAGATAACTTTGCAAAAGAACAGGGTATTCCCCAGATTGAACTCCATTATTGGCCTAATAATGAAATAGCTAAAAAATTGTATCATCAGTTTGGTTATGAGGTTTATACAGAAATCGCCTATAAAACAATCACCACTTAA
- a CDS encoding GNAT family N-acetyltransferase, translating to MVDILETERLVLIPYKLSFIEATLIGDDRLSELSGYSVAKEWPGVEFFFYLPYVLESVKEDPNKAKWTHLIILKAENKIIGEVSAQGTPEITGEAELGYGIVEAYAGNGYATEGAQAFLDWLVSEKIKTIRAKTYLYHKKSQHILQKLGFIKTGEGLFVGGERVAYFEWKPKQLTYNENRLNKKAK from the coding sequence GTGGTGGATATTCTAGAGACGGAGCGCTTAGTACTTATACCCTATAAGTTATCATTTATTGAGGCTACACTAATTGGAGACGACAGATTAAGTGAGTTATCTGGCTATAGCGTGGCAAAAGAATGGCCAGGAGTAGAATTTTTCTTTTATTTACCTTATGTACTAGAATCAGTAAAAGAAGACCCAAATAAAGCAAAATGGACACACCTCATAATACTGAAAGCTGAAAATAAAATCATTGGAGAAGTAAGTGCACAAGGAACCCCTGAAATAACTGGTGAAGCGGAGTTAGGATATGGAATAGTAGAGGCATATGCAGGAAATGGCTATGCTACGGAAGGTGCACAAGCTTTTTTAGATTGGCTTGTCTCTGAAAAAATCAAAACGATAAGAGCTAAAACTTATTTGTATCATAAAAAGTCACAACATATTTTACAAAAATTAGGATTTATTAAAACGGGTGAAGGTCTTTTTGTAGGAGGTGAGCGAGTAGCCTATTTTGAATGGAAACCAAAGCAATTGACATACAATGAAAATAGACTAAACAAAAAAGCTAAATAG
- a CDS encoding YueI family protein, with the protein MADRETQDYLSKGIYGNKKTNPDERNKYFGSLRERVYLSMTIEQLMSNEYLDALKKEIRLHPQQQLLLNGQIDMSKLSPYIKISQDTDCSFRIVSDEGAQHSPFGLIYVSTHAVNEEVVDVAVKYPTSLPNQEKDNEKPSFFKKFFS; encoded by the coding sequence ATGGCTGACAGAGAAACTCAAGACTATTTATCAAAAGGCATTTATGGAAATAAAAAAACAAACCCCGATGAAAGAAATAAATATTTTGGTAGTTTAAGAGAACGTGTTTATTTATCTATGACTATTGAACAACTCATGTCCAATGAGTATCTTGATGCATTAAAAAAAGAAATCCGACTTCATCCCCAGCAACAACTACTATTAAATGGTCAAATTGACATGAGTAAATTGAGTCCTTATATAAAAATAAGCCAAGACACAGACTGCTCGTTTCGTATTGTCTCTGATGAAGGGGCTCAACATAGTCCATTTGGTCTTATCTATGTGTCAACACATGCCGTCAATGAAGAAGTGGTTGATGTAGCTGTTAAATACCCTACTTCACTACCTAATCAGGAAAAAGATAATGAAAAGCCTTCTTTTTTTAAAAAGTTTTTTTCTTAA
- a CDS encoding YktB family protein — MNNNTFTKEDFDVFKIEGLEQRMTAIRNQLQPKFRALGQDFAKEIAIELNQEILPVHIAQHLRRTKNAPKDTWLAIGGDKRGYKKYPHFQLGLYETHLFIWLAFIDNPLYEEKMALQIIEDPSLLFKIPDDYVVSWDHTKETVIPLTEADLLNGLIRWQTVKKGEFLIGRQLLAEDPILKDPKAMQEYILNTFIQLVPLYKQAYSVYDLQEPANSYAT; from the coding sequence ATGAATAATAACACCTTTACAAAAGAAGACTTTGACGTATTTAAAATAGAAGGTTTAGAACAAAGAATGACAGCTATTCGAAATCAATTACAACCAAAATTTCGCGCATTAGGTCAAGACTTTGCTAAAGAAATAGCTATTGAATTGAATCAAGAGATTCTTCCAGTTCATATTGCACAACACTTAAGAAGAACTAAAAATGCACCAAAAGATACTTGGTTGGCAATAGGAGGAGATAAAAGAGGGTACAAAAAATATCCGCATTTCCAACTAGGATTGTATGAGACACATCTGTTTATTTGGCTGGCTTTTATTGATAACCCTTTGTATGAAGAAAAGATGGCCTTACAAATAATCGAAGATCCATCATTACTATTTAAGATTCCTGATGACTATGTTGTTTCATGGGATCATACAAAAGAAACCGTCATACCCCTAACTGAAGCAGATTTGTTGAATGGATTGATACGTTGGCAAACGGTGAAAAAAGGCGAGTTTTTAATCGGGAGACAACTATTAGCAGAGGATCCGATTTTAAAGGATCCAAAAGCCATGCAAGAATATATACTCAATACATTTATACAACTCGTTCCTTTATATAAACAAGCTTACAGTGTATATGACTTGCAAGAGCCTGCAAATTCGTATGCAACTTAA
- a CDS encoding S-ribosylhomocysteine lyase gives MTSKMNVESFNLDHTKVKAPYVRLADKKMGLNGDKILKYDVRFSQPNKEHMDMMSVHSLEHLTAELIRNHADYIIDFGPMGCQTGFYLTVINHENYDEILEVLQKTMEDVLVATEVPASNETQCGWAAHHTLEGAQKLAKDFLAKRNEWHIVFA, from the coding sequence ATGACAAGTAAAATGAATGTAGAAAGTTTCAACTTAGATCATACTAAAGTTAAAGCACCTTATGTTAGATTAGCAGATAAAAAGATGGGATTGAATGGCGATAAAATTTTGAAATACGATGTCCGCTTCTCTCAACCTAATAAAGAACATATGGACATGATGAGTGTTCATTCATTAGAACATTTAACAGCTGAATTGATTCGTAATCATGCTGATTATATTATTGATTTTGGACCTATGGGATGCCAAACCGGCTTTTATCTAACTGTCATCAATCATGAAAACTATGACGAGATTTTAGAAGTTTTACAAAAAACTATGGAAGATGTTTTAGTGGCAACAGAAGTTCCCGCAAGCAACGAAACTCAATGTGGATGGGCAGCTCACCATACCTTAGAAGGTGCTCAAAAATTAGCAAAAGATTTTTTAGCAAAACGCAATGAATGGCATATTGTGTTTGCTTAA
- a CDS encoding glycine zipper family protein has product MGDLNNKDSKQKNDEKKTDKTSYLALGMSLGLAFGAALGLVFDNLAIGIAIGIALGVAVGAGVDSQNSKNKSK; this is encoded by the coding sequence ATGGGAGACTTAAATAATAAAGATAGTAAACAGAAAAATGATGAAAAGAAGACGGACAAAACATCTTATCTTGCTTTAGGTATGTCTTTGGGTCTTGCGTTTGGAGCTGCTTTAGGGCTAGTGTTTGATAATTTGGCTATTGGAATCGCTATAGGTATTGCTCTTGGTGTTGCAGTTGGTGCAGGTGTGGATAGTCAAAATTCTAAAAATAAATCAAAATAA
- the rpsD gene encoding 30S ribosomal protein S4, producing the protein MSRYTGPSWKVSRRLGISLSGTGKEIERRPYAPGPHGPNSRKKLTEYGLQLQEKQKLRHMFGMNERQFSNLFLKAGKIKEGKHGENFMILLEQRLDNVVYRLGLATTRRQARQLVNHGHILVDGKRVDIPSYSVSVGQVITVREKSKNMEIIKSAAESLFGRPDYVTFDVEKLEGSYNRLPLRDELSSEIDETIIVEYYSR; encoded by the coding sequence ATGTCACGTTATACAGGTCCAAGTTGGAAAGTTTCTCGTCGTCTAGGCATTTCACTTTCTGGCACAGGTAAAGAAATCGAACGCCGTCCTTACGCTCCAGGTCCTCATGGTCCGAACAGCCGTAAAAAATTAACAGAATACGGTCTTCAATTACAAGAAAAACAAAAATTGCGTCACATGTTTGGTATGAACGAACGTCAATTTAGTAACTTATTCTTAAAAGCTGGTAAAATTAAAGAAGGTAAACATGGTGAAAACTTCATGATCCTTTTAGAACAACGTTTAGATAATGTTGTTTACCGTTTAGGTTTAGCTACTACTCGTCGTCAAGCACGTCAATTAGTAAACCACGGCCACATCCTTGTTGATGGCAAACGCGTTGATATTCCATCATACAGCGTTTCAGTTGGACAAGTTATCACTGTTCGTGAAAAATCTAAAAACATGGAAATTATTAAATCTGCTGCTGAATCATTATTTGGCCGTCCTGATTACGTAACTTTCGATGTTGAAAAATTAGAAGGTTCATACAACCGTCTTCCATTAAGAGACGAATTATCTTCTGAAATCGACGAAACAATCATCGTTGAATACTACTCTCGTTAA
- a CDS encoding GAF domain-containing protein yields the protein MTKESTYSLTNKQLSAVIGDEPNFIANLSNAAALLFENLPTINWAGFYLYDSNSDELVLGPFQGRVACIRIQNGKGVCGSAYAKKESIFVEDVNQFPGHIACDAASQSEIVVPLIKDGRIIGVLDIDAPITNRFDEIDQNYLEEFVQILLDPSII from the coding sequence ATGACAAAAGAATCTACTTACTCGTTAACCAACAAACAACTTAGTGCCGTTATTGGTGACGAACCTAATTTTATAGCTAACTTGAGCAATGCAGCAGCTTTATTATTTGAAAATTTGCCTACTATTAATTGGGCTGGTTTTTATTTATATGATTCCAATTCAGATGAACTTGTTTTAGGACCTTTCCAAGGTAGAGTAGCTTGTATCAGAATCCAAAATGGTAAAGGTGTCTGCGGATCGGCTTATGCAAAGAAAGAAAGTATCTTTGTAGAAGATGTTAATCAATTCCCAGGTCACATTGCTTGTGATGCAGCGAGCCAATCTGAAATCGTTGTTCCCCTGATAAAAGATGGCCGTATCATTGGTGTTTTAGATATTGATGCTCCAATTACTAATCGCTTTGACGAAATTGACCAAAACTATTTAGAAGAATTCGTCCAAATTCTTTTAGATCCCTCAATTATATAA
- a CDS encoding septation ring formation regulator EzrA: MKLETVLIVIVVLAIIAYVTSYIMKKKHYQTINKLEQQKFELMDTPIADIIHNVKTLSLTGQTKKSFEQWKDRWKQIEMTAFPDIENLLFDAEQATDRLQLIKASKAETKTGELIKSTDEKTKEIQLALNELLKSEEKNSQAIKKVQEMYQGIRKKLLTQSFSFGVALDKLEKQLTFLELSFADFSELTSSGDHIEAEEVLGKVSQETKELNDAVTIIPSLVKEISHEFPAQIQELKEGYHELKDVQKFIFLEDTMTTDIAEVEKDIKQVEKLLEQCEIEEVQKLDVVIQEKINHLYDVMEAEINAKQLVAKEQPVLAEFIAFVNKRNKQLLIEIDRVSQSYKLEDTVFEQIKEIQEQIDESQQNFETFTNGMEKNQAVYTVVAESFAEDGEKLTRIEEKQEALITQLTDLRKEETEVKEKIDDFEFNMRGIKRYIEKQHLPGLPEEYLDLFFVTTERIEKLAKELNKLKIDMTEIKKMCDMCEDDVELLIDKTEEIVDSALLTEYMMQYANRYRNDHPEIGEVILESNTLFNKEFQYKESLEVISTALEIVEPGSFKKVESQYYEEKSRNAK; the protein is encoded by the coding sequence ATGAAACTAGAAACTGTTTTAATTGTTATAGTCGTATTAGCTATTATAGCTTACGTAACAAGTTACATTATGAAAAAGAAGCATTACCAAACAATTAATAAGTTAGAACAACAAAAATTTGAATTAATGGATACACCAATTGCTGATATTATTCACAATGTTAAAACGTTATCTTTAACTGGGCAAACGAAGAAAAGTTTTGAACAGTGGAAAGACAGATGGAAACAAATTGAAATGACGGCCTTTCCAGATATAGAAAATCTTCTATTTGATGCTGAACAAGCGACTGATCGTTTACAACTAATCAAAGCTAGTAAAGCCGAAACTAAAACAGGTGAATTGATCAAGAGCACTGATGAGAAAACAAAAGAGATTCAATTAGCTTTAAATGAATTATTAAAGAGTGAAGAAAAAAATAGTCAAGCTATTAAAAAAGTTCAAGAAATGTATCAAGGTATACGAAAAAAATTGTTAACACAAAGTTTTTCTTTTGGGGTAGCACTTGATAAGCTAGAAAAACAACTGACATTTTTGGAATTGAGCTTTGCTGATTTTTCTGAGTTAACGTCTTCTGGAGATCATATTGAAGCGGAAGAAGTATTGGGAAAAGTGAGTCAAGAAACCAAAGAATTGAATGATGCAGTTACGATTATTCCAAGTTTAGTGAAAGAAATCAGTCATGAATTTCCGGCACAAATTCAAGAATTAAAAGAAGGATATCATGAACTAAAAGATGTGCAAAAATTTATCTTTTTAGAAGATACCATGACAACGGATATTGCTGAAGTTGAAAAAGATATCAAACAAGTTGAGAAACTTCTTGAACAGTGTGAAATTGAAGAGGTTCAAAAGTTGGATGTTGTCATTCAAGAAAAAATTAATCACTTATATGACGTAATGGAAGCTGAAATAAATGCGAAACAACTAGTAGCAAAAGAACAACCCGTTTTAGCTGAATTTATTGCATTCGTAAACAAACGAAATAAACAATTATTGATTGAGATCGATCGTGTATCACAAAGTTATAAACTTGAAGATACTGTTTTTGAACAAATAAAAGAGATTCAAGAACAAATCGATGAGAGTCAACAAAATTTTGAAACATTCACTAATGGTATGGAAAAAAATCAGGCTGTTTATACAGTTGTAGCAGAAAGTTTCGCTGAAGACGGTGAAAAATTAACTCGAATTGAGGAAAAACAAGAAGCATTGATCACTCAATTAACGGACTTGCGTAAGGAAGAAACCGAAGTTAAAGAAAAAATTGACGATTTTGAGTTTAATATGCGAGGAATCAAGCGATATATTGAAAAGCAACATTTACCAGGTCTGCCTGAAGAATATTTAGATTTGTTTTTTGTTACGACAGAACGCATTGAAAAATTAGCCAAAGAATTAAATAAATTGAAGATTGATATGACTGAAATCAAAAAAATGTGTGACATGTGTGAAGATGATGTTGAACTACTGATTGATAAAACTGAAGAAATTGTGGATAGTGCATTATTGACTGAATATATGATGCAATATGCTAATCGTTACCGCAATGATCATCCTGAAATAGGAGAGGTTATTTTAGAAAGTAACACTTTGTTCAATAAGGAGTTTCAATACAAAGAGTCGCTTGAAGTGATCTCAACTGCATTAGAAATCGTAGAACCGGGATCATTCAAAAAAGTCGAATCTCAATATTATGAAGAAAAAAGTAGAAATGCTAAATAA